In the genome of Ignavibacteria bacterium, one region contains:
- a CDS encoding cytochrome c oxidase subunit 3 family protein has translation MSHNSETLAHEVHEGGHAHRDDVGSKMGIWLFLFTELLLFGGMFILYASYRYIYPNDFKAAALELDPILGAVNTVILLTSSLTVVLGIVALTKNNAKLCMTYLWITQVCGLAFLVNKYFEWTHKIHLGIYPNGPALDDMAQGERVFFGLYYTMTGLHGLHVIVGMAFIGFVMWFIHKKYITSTNLQKLENSGLYWHLVDIIWIFLFPLFYLIH, from the coding sequence TTGAGCCATAACAGCGAGACTTTAGCTCATGAAGTTCACGAAGGCGGGCATGCGCATCGCGATGACGTCGGTTCAAAAATGGGAATATGGCTGTTCCTTTTCACCGAGCTTTTGCTTTTCGGAGGAATGTTCATCCTTTACGCATCATACAGATATATTTATCCGAATGATTTTAAAGCAGCGGCTCTTGAGCTTGACCCGATTTTGGGAGCAGTGAACACTGTCATTCTTTTAACAAGCAGTCTTACCGTCGTTCTCGGCATTGTTGCTTTAACAAAAAATAATGCAAAGCTCTGTATGACTTATTTATGGATAACGCAAGTCTGCGGTCTTGCGTTTCTGGTTAATAAGTATTTTGAGTGGACGCATAAAATTCACCTCGGAATTTATCCGAATGGTCCTGCTCTTGATGACATGGCGCAGGGAGAAAGAGTATTCTTTGGACTTTATTATACAATGACAGGGCTTCACGGACTGCACGTTATCGTCGGTATGGCTTTTATCGGTTTTGTTATGTGGTTTATACATAAAAAATATATTACGTCAACAAATTTACAGAAACTTGAAAATTCCGGATTATACTGGCACCTTGTTGATATTATCTGGATTTTCCTGTTCCCGTTATTCTATTTAATTCATTAA
- a CDS encoding cbb3-type cytochrome c oxidase subunit I, with the protein MANGTIAGNPAEVSFYEYDGKRKGIAGWLLTLDHKRIGILYLISMLSFFAVAVTLGFLMRLEMLSPGETIMKAQTYNSIFTLHGVIMVFLFIIPGIPAVFGNFIMPIQIGAKDVIFPRLNLMSWYLYIIGGAIAIVSLFTGGGIMDTGWTFYAPYSLRSTANISLSVFAAFVLGFSSILTGLNFVTTIHRMRCPGMTFFRMPLFCWGLYSTAWIQILATPVIGITLLLIILERFFGIGVFDPNKGGDPLLYQHLFWIYSHPAVYIMILPAMGVVSDIIATFTKKDIFGYVPIALSSLAIAFVGYLVWGHHMFTSGMSDTARVIFSFLTFLVAIPTGVKVFNWTASLYKGSIDMRAPMLYVMAFIVVFSIGGLTGLVLGTLDTDIHLTDTYFVVAHFHYVMFGGMGLLFFASLHYWFPKMFGRMYNEKTAKVACWVFVVGFNTLYFPMFIMGYLGMPRRYYDYLPEFQIWHVIATVGSWIMITGMIIMFVNLIRGLYKGAIAPENPWGSTTLEWKVPSPPPLENFDEIPVVTHGPYHRDWEDDSLEVVKEVKKH; encoded by the coding sequence ATGGCTAACGGAACGATTGCCGGTAATCCGGCTGAAGTATCGTTTTACGAATACGACGGCAAGAGAAAGGGAATAGCAGGATGGCTATTAACTTTAGACCACAAAAGGATAGGTATTTTATATCTTATCTCGATGCTCTCATTTTTTGCCGTTGCGGTTACTTTAGGATTTCTAATGCGGCTTGAGATGCTTTCACCCGGTGAAACCATCATGAAGGCGCAGACTTATAATTCCATTTTTACTCTTCATGGAGTAATCATGGTGTTTCTTTTCATCATACCGGGAATACCTGCAGTATTCGGTAACTTTATCATGCCGATTCAAATCGGCGCAAAGGACGTTATCTTCCCGCGTTTAAATTTAATGTCCTGGTATTTATATATCATCGGAGGCGCGATTGCAATAGTTTCGCTATTCACTGGCGGCGGAATTATGGATACGGGCTGGACTTTCTATGCTCCATATAGTCTTCGCTCGACAGCCAATATTTCATTATCGGTTTTTGCTGCGTTTGTCTTAGGTTTTTCTTCAATTTTGACCGGCTTAAATTTTGTTACCACGATTCACAGAATGAGATGTCCGGGAATGACATTTTTCAGAATGCCTTTATTCTGCTGGGGGCTTTATTCAACAGCATGGATTCAGATTCTTGCTACTCCGGTTATCGGAATTACATTGTTACTTATAATATTAGAAAGATTTTTCGGTATTGGTGTGTTTGACCCGAACAAAGGAGGTGACCCGCTTCTTTACCAGCACTTGTTCTGGATTTATTCGCATCCTGCTGTTTATATTATGATTCTGCCTGCGATGGGTGTTGTTTCCGATATCATCGCAACGTTTACAAAGAAAGATATTTTCGGATATGTCCCGATTGCGCTTTCATCTCTTGCAATTGCATTCGTGGGTTATCTCGTCTGGGGACACCATATGTTCACAAGCGGAATGAGCGATACCGCAAGAGTTATATTTTCATTTTTAACATTTCTTGTTGCTATTCCGACAGGTGTTAAGGTGTTCAACTGGACTGCAAGTCTTTATAAAGGTTCGATTGACATGCGTGCCCCGATGCTTTATGTTATGGCGTTTATTGTAGTATTCTCAATCGGAGGATTAACCGGATTGGTTCTCGGAACTCTCGATACAGATATTCACTTAACTGATACATATTTTGTAGTTGCTCACTTCCATTATGTTATGTTCGGAGGCATGGGTCTTTTATTCTTTGCATCGCTTCACTATTGGTTCCCGAAAATGTTCGGAAGAATGTATAATGAAAAAACGGCAAAGGTCGCATGCTGGGTTTTCGTTGTTGGATTTAATACGCTTTACTTCCCGATGTTCATTATGGGATATCTCGGAATGCCGAGAAGATATTATGATTATCTGCCTGAATTCCAGATTTGGCATGTAATTGCAACGGTAGGTTCGTGGATTATGATAACGGGAATGATAATTATGTTTGTTAACTTAATAAGAGGTTTATATAAAGGAGCAATAGCTCCTGAAAATCCATGGGGCAGCACTACACTTGAGTGGAAAGTCCCTTCGCCGCCGCCGTTAGAAAATTTTGATGAAATACCTGTTGTTACTCACGGTCCTTATCATAGAGACTGGGAAGACGATTCACTTGAAGTTGTAAAGGAGGTTAAAAAACATTGA
- a CDS encoding SCO family protein produces MYKFLIHILILFVSVNIVFADEPSPSDVGIDEKLGETVPSDITFFDEYGKPVTMGQLLNGKPTVVAMVYYRCPGICSPLMNGVADVVDMVDLYPGKDYNVVTISFDPSEDYILANDKKKNYLASMNNPIDENGWRFLTSDSANIARICNALGWKYLKQGNDYAHSAAIMVLSPEGKIARYLYGIEYNPFDFKMAITEASEGRTGATISKLMKLCYSYDPVGRTYVLDVTRIAGAVTLFLLAIFVVFFIIKKKKKINRVDSGDVGVPVNPNFK; encoded by the coding sequence TTGTATAAGTTCTTAATACATATATTGATTTTATTTGTCAGCGTAAATATTGTTTTTGCTGACGAACCTTCACCTTCGGATGTCGGTATAGACGAGAAGTTAGGTGAAACTGTTCCTTCAGATATAACTTTTTTCGATGAATACGGGAAGCCTGTGACAATGGGTCAGCTTCTTAACGGAAAGCCAACTGTTGTTGCAATGGTTTATTACAGATGTCCGGGTATTTGCAGTCCGTTGATGAACGGAGTTGCTGATGTTGTCGATATGGTTGATTTATATCCCGGAAAGGATTACAATGTTGTTACAATCAGCTTTGACCCGAGTGAGGATTATATCTTAGCTAACGATAAAAAGAAAAATTATCTGGCTTCGATGAATAATCCGATTGATGAAAACGGATGGAGATTCCTGACAAGCGACAGCGCTAACATTGCAAGAATATGCAATGCTCTCGGCTGGAAATATTTAAAGCAGGGAAATGATTATGCGCACAGCGCAGCGATTATGGTTCTGTCTCCCGAAGGAAAAATTGCAAGGTATTTATACGGGATTGAATATAATCCGTTTGATTTTAAGATGGCAATAACCGAAGCTTCCGAAGGAAGAACAGGGGCTACGATTTCGAAGCTTATGAAACTATGCTACAGTTATGACCCTGTCGGAAGAACGTATGTGTTGGATGTTACAAGAATTGCCGGCGCAGTAACATTGTTTTTGCTCGCAATATTTGTTGTGTTTTTTATCATAAAAAAGAAAAAGAAAATTAATCGGGTTGATTCCGGAGATGTTGGTGTTCCGGTAAATCCGAATTTTAAATAA
- a CDS encoding cytochrome c: MSDLPNIKENLEENLDLYEKARKALPAYGVFYILILALLVVVGAFYVMNINYVTRMSIAPPVYDTTKAKPPQVFKRGTLSPPVDVKLYVNPGALVLDRGRELYVTNCASCHGDQGNGDGVAGVNLNPRPRNFHSLEGWTNGYTIDAMYKTLQEGITTRGMASYSNLPPSDRLAIIEYIRDFNPAIPNTTITDYQTLDAMYNLTKGSLEPNMIPVESAIERMVADYVNGNELKMDTVRSKIVNDKDNPDAQLFKRIVRNMDKALTSLMGNSKWNENENEFVNFIMTNPVQNGFRPEAISLTPDEWTRVYNYIKGLYSQYNMFAPVPVSASTIINLTPGTDTTKTGTTTSTQPKDTTAKK, from the coding sequence ATGAGTGATTTACCTAACATAAAAGAAAATTTAGAAGAGAATTTAGACCTTTATGAAAAGGCCAGAAAAGCACTGCCTGCTTATGGGGTGTTTTACATACTTATTCTTGCTTTACTCGTAGTAGTCGGGGCATTTTATGTTATGAATATAAATTATGTAACAAGGATGTCAATTGCTCCTCCTGTTTATGATACGACAAAGGCAAAACCACCGCAAGTATTTAAGAGGGGAACTTTATCGCCACCAGTTGACGTAAAATTATATGTAAACCCCGGCGCTCTGGTTTTGGACAGAGGCAGAGAATTATATGTAACTAACTGTGCAAGCTGTCATGGTGACCAGGGTAACGGTGACGGTGTTGCAGGAGTTAACCTTAATCCAAGACCGAGAAATTTCCATTCGCTTGAAGGATGGACAAACGGCTATACCATCGATGCAATGTATAAAACATTACAAGAGGGCATTACTACAAGAGGAATGGCTTCTTACAGCAATTTGCCGCCGAGTGACCGCCTTGCAATAATAGAATACATAAGAGATTTTAATCCGGCAATTCCGAATACTACGATAACAGATTATCAGACTCTGGATGCAATGTATAACTTGACAAAAGGTTCTCTTGAGCCGAATATGATTCCTGTTGAATCGGCAATTGAAAGAATGGTCGCTGATTACGTTAATGGAAATGAATTGAAGATGGATACTGTCAGGTCAAAGATAGTTAATGACAAAGATAATCCCGATGCACAGCTTTTCAAGAGAATTGTCAGAAATATGGATAAAGCTTTGACCTCTTTGATGGGGAATTCGAAGTGGAATGAAAATGAAAATGAATTTGTTAATTTTATTATGACAAACCCCGTTCAAAACGGGTTCCGTCCTGAAGCAATCTCCCTTACTCCTGATGAATGGACACGAGTTTATAACTATATAAAAGGTTTATATAGCCAATATAATATGTTTGCACCTGTTCCGGTTTCCGCATCGACCATTATTAATTTAACACCCGGCACGGATACGACAAAAACAGGCACAACAACAAGCACGCAGCCAAAAGATACGACTGCGAAAAAATAA
- a CDS encoding quinol:cytochrome C oxidoreductase: protein MEVQIENKKIPNKVFSIGIALIVIGGILAAASFIFNPDRAYFNYVIMYMFIVSIAIGSLGLVAMEYLVGASWSVPFRRISEFLSSVTPLLVLLVIPIILGMHTLYHWTHHDAVEADPILKGKEPYLNTSFFLIRLAIYFIIWIIFFIIFIRNSQKQDVTRDPKLTRRSVAFSALFAPLFIITLTFLAVDLVMSLEPHYYSTMFGVYYFAGTLGVAFAALTLIAVLLKQNGYLDPRISNDQFYSLGTMMFAFVIFWAYIAFSQFVLQWYADIPDETFWYTMRWEGGWKYVSIGLLFFHFILPFLILLPRSTKTNLQKLKIMSIWMLAAHYLDMYWLVMPTYTHAHGMHGPVFGWIEIGFPLIAVGLFMVAFKMKSNKTNLIPVGDPKLQNALDFHLY, encoded by the coding sequence ATGGAAGTTCAGATAGAAAATAAAAAAATTCCTAATAAAGTTTTTTCAATTGGAATCGCATTGATTGTAATTGGCGGTATCCTTGCCGCAGCTTCGTTTATTTTCAATCCTGACAGGGCATATTTCAATTATGTAATTATGTATATGTTCATCGTCAGCATCGCAATAGGTTCCCTCGGGCTTGTTGCAATGGAATATCTTGTAGGTGCTTCATGGAGCGTGCCGTTCAGAAGAATAAGCGAGTTTCTTTCGTCTGTTACGCCGCTTCTTGTGCTTTTGGTCATTCCGATTATATTGGGAATGCATACTTTATATCACTGGACGCATCACGATGCGGTTGAGGCGGACCCGATTTTAAAAGGAAAAGAACCCTATCTGAATACAAGCTTTTTCCTGATTCGACTTGCAATTTATTTTATAATCTGGATTATATTTTTTATTATATTTATAAGAAATTCTCAAAAACAGGATGTTACAAGAGACCCTAAGCTGACAAGACGAAGCGTAGCTTTTTCGGCATTGTTTGCTCCGTTGTTTATAATAACTCTTACCTTTCTTGCAGTTGATTTGGTAATGAGTCTTGAACCGCATTATTATTCAACAATGTTCGGAGTTTATTATTTTGCGGGAACACTTGGTGTTGCATTTGCAGCATTAACTTTGATTGCAGTTCTTTTAAAACAAAACGGATATCTTGACCCGAGAATTTCGAACGACCAGTTTTATAGTCTGGGTACAATGATGTTTGCATTCGTTATTTTCTGGGCTTACATTGCTTTTTCCCAGTTTGTTCTTCAGTGGTATGCAGATATTCCTGATGAAACATTCTGGTACACGATGAGATGGGAAGGCGGATGGAAATATGTTTCCATCGGATTGCTGTTTTTCCATTTTATTTTGCCGTTCCTGATTTTACTGCCGAGGTCAACGAAGACAAATTTACAGAAATTGAAAATTATGTCTATATGGATGCTTGCAGCGCATTATCTTGACATGTACTGGCTTGTGATGCCGACTTATACACATGCACACGGAATGCACGGACCTGTTTTTGGATGGATTGAAATAGGATTTCCGCTTATTGCTGTCGGTTTGTTCATGGTAGCATTTAAGATGAAATCAAATAAAACCAATTTAATTCCGGTTGGCGACCCGAAACTTCAGAACGCTTTGGATTTCCATTTGTATTAA
- a CDS encoding quinol:electron acceptor oxidoreductase subunit ActD, whose translation MIKKYLEKFRKINESPLPEEEKSDKVYAVGALFDTPNQIIAAAKKVSSEYTQFDVNTPYPVHGMDDAMKLKPTKLGWFSFTLGITGTISALAMIGWMSGVDYTNIVGGKPYFNIPPSMPVTFELTVLFCGLMTAGALIALFSKLPWFNNPLLETDYLKATSQDKYGVYVKSNDKKFNKERVESLFRELGSTQIYSIYDSKVKEDKVKTPIFSAGFIKVLVVFAVLVAGGTYFTLNWLIYQMPFDWMWHQAKVLPQEKSTFFADGFGMRVPPPGTVARGYMPYEYAGMPDSLVKLLANPLPVTEKVMQTGQKRYDTYCSPCHGYFGRGDSRLRGQFPNPPSFHTDKVRNWADGNIYHVITNGQNTMPSYTKQISRDDRWAIIHYIRALQRSQNAKDSDLPQ comes from the coding sequence ATGATTAAAAAGTATTTAGAAAAATTCAGGAAGATTAACGAATCACCTTTGCCCGAGGAAGAAAAGTCGGATAAGGTGTATGCTGTTGGTGCGTTGTTTGATACGCCAAACCAGATTATTGCGGCAGCGAAAAAAGTTTCTTCTGAATATACACAGTTCGATGTAAATACCCCCTATCCCGTTCACGGAATGGATGATGCAATGAAGCTGAAGCCGACAAAACTCGGATGGTTCAGCTTTACACTCGGCATAACCGGAACGATATCTGCTCTTGCTATGATAGGATGGATGTCAGGTGTTGATTATACAAACATAGTAGGAGGCAAGCCGTATTTCAATATTCCTCCGTCGATGCCTGTTACGTTTGAGCTTACGGTTTTATTCTGCGGTCTTATGACTGCAGGCGCATTGATTGCGCTTTTCAGCAAGCTTCCATGGTTTAATAATCCGCTGCTCGAAACTGATTATCTCAAGGCAACCTCGCAGGATAAATATGGTGTTTATGTAAAATCGAATGATAAAAAATTTAATAAAGAGCGGGTTGAGAGTTTATTCAGAGAACTCGGAAGCACACAGATATATAGTATATATGACTCTAAGGTTAAGGAAGACAAAGTTAAAACCCCGATTTTTTCAGCAGGCTTTATAAAAGTTTTAGTTGTCTTTGCAGTATTAGTTGCAGGCGGAACATATTTTACTTTGAACTGGCTTATTTATCAGATGCCTTTTGACTGGATGTGGCATCAGGCAAAAGTTCTTCCTCAGGAAAAAAGCACTTTCTTTGCAGATGGTTTTGGAATGAGAGTTCCTCCTCCCGGAACAGTAGCTCGCGGATATATGCCTTATGAATATGCAGGAATGCCTGATTCATTGGTAAAGCTTCTTGCAAACCCTCTGCCTGTTACTGAAAAGGTTATGCAGACTGGACAAAAAAGATATGATACATACTGCAGTCCATGCCACGGATATTTCGGAAGAGGCGACAGCAGATTGCGGGGACAATTTCCTAATCCGCCGTCTTTCCATACCGACAAAGTTCGCAACTGGGCTGACGGAAATATTTATCACGTAATTACAAACGGACAAAATACGATGCCGAGCTATACGAAACAGATTTCACGTGATGACAGATGGGCAATCATTCATTATATAAGAGCATTGCAAAGGTCACAAAACGCAAAAGATTCTGATTTACCGCAATAA
- the nrfD gene encoding NrfD/PsrC family molybdoenzyme membrane anchor subunit, with protein MSFDATYTKEIPLVPERNTLQEVDDVIIKPVVSKPTIKWWIAISITGTALAIGLFCWTMTVLNGIGLWGNNNTVGWGFDIVNFVFWIGIGHAGTLISAILFLFRQKWRTAIARFAEAMTIFAVMCATMFVALHTGRPWLDGYLFPYPNQNMIWVNFLSPLNWDVFAVNTYFIISFVFWSIGLIPDFATLRDKARTRVRKITYGILSLGWSGSNRNWQHYERAYLILAGISTPLVLSVHSIVSFDFAVSIIPGWHTTIFPPYFVAGAIFSGFGMVVTVMIFVRKIFDMEHIITLDHLDKMNKILLATGTMVGYAYGMEMFMAWYSGYIFEQFAFMNRAFGPYAWSYWIMVACNVGFPQLFWFKKVRRSIPIMFVLVLLVNVGMWFERFVIIVTSLHRDFLPSSWAMYIPTIYDFGILLGSFGLFFTLILIFVRVFPSVSISELKAVVPGAQPTHDDGHH; from the coding sequence TTGAGTTTTGATGCCACATATACAAAAGAGATTCCTCTTGTCCCTGAAAGGAATACCCTTCAGGAAGTTGATGATGTAATCATAAAGCCGGTTGTCTCGAAGCCGACTATCAAGTGGTGGATTGCCATCAGCATAACCGGAACAGCACTTGCAATCGGTTTGTTTTGCTGGACAATGACTGTCTTGAATGGTATCGGATTGTGGGGAAACAACAACACAGTCGGATGGGGATTTGACATCGTTAACTTCGTTTTCTGGATTGGTATCGGTCACGCAGGAACATTGATTTCAGCTATCTTATTTTTATTCAGACAAAAATGGAGAACAGCTATTGCGCGTTTTGCAGAGGCAATGACTATCTTTGCTGTTATGTGCGCGACTATGTTTGTTGCGCTGCATACCGGTCGTCCATGGCTCGACGGATATTTATTTCCTTATCCTAATCAGAATATGATTTGGGTAAACTTCCTTTCGCCGTTGAACTGGGATGTGTTCGCGGTTAATACATACTTCATCATTTCATTTGTATTCTGGAGCATTGGTCTTATTCCTGATTTTGCAACTCTCAGAGATAAAGCAAGAACAAGAGTAAGAAAAATTACTTACGGAATACTCAGCTTAGGATGGAGCGGTTCGAACAGAAACTGGCAGCATTATGAAAGAGCTTATTTGATTCTTGCAGGTATTTCTACTCCGCTTGTGTTATCGGTTCACTCTATAGTTAGCTTTGACTTCGCCGTTTCGATTATACCGGGTTGGCACACAACAATATTTCCTCCTTATTTCGTTGCCGGTGCTATCTTCTCGGGATTTGGTATGGTTGTTACTGTAATGATTTTTGTGAGAAAGATTTTTGACATGGAGCATATCATTACTCTCGACCACCTCGACAAGATGAATAAAATTCTTCTTGCAACGGGAACGATGGTTGGATATGCATATGGAATGGAAATGTTCATGGCTTGGTACAGCGGATACATATTTGAACAGTTTGCGTTTATGAACAGGGCGTTTGGTCCTTATGCATGGTCGTACTGGATTATGGTTGCATGTAACGTCGGCTTCCCGCAGCTGTTCTGGTTTAAGAAAGTAAGAAGAAGCATCCCTATAATGTTTGTGCTTGTATTGCTGGTTAATGTCGGTATGTGGTTTGAAAGATTTGTAATCATTGTAACGTCTCTGCACAGGGACTTTCTGCCGTCAAGCTGGGCTATGTATATACCGACAATATATGATTTCGGAATATTGCTGGGAAGCTTCGGTTTATTCTTTACATTGATTTTAATATTTGTGAGAGTATTTCCGTCAGTGTCTATATCTGAGCTTAAGGCAGTTGTGCCGGGAGCTCAGCCTACACATGATGACGGTCATCATTAA